The Pyrodictium delaneyi genome contains a region encoding:
- a CDS encoding winged helix-turn-helix transcriptional regulator, with amino-acid sequence MARLGDVEERVLSYLRDHPGSSPREIADALGESLQRVRIALQRLRDAGLAARGEEGRYYAVAPAVQGLPRRELRRPGSYGLRGDLDAVVERLTLLEERVEKLERLVEELLARCPPGARSDAEGRRKPAH; translated from the coding sequence ATGGCGCGGCTTGGCGACGTAGAGGAGAGGGTGCTGAGCTATCTGCGCGACCACCCGGGCAGTAGCCCCCGGGAGATAGCCGACGCACTAGGGGAGTCCCTGCAGCGTGTCAGAATAGCGCTGCAGAGGCTGCGCGACGCGGGGCTCGCTGCCAGGGGCGAGGAGGGCCGCTACTATGCTGTGGCCCCGGCTGTTCAGGGGCTGCCGCGGCGCGAGCTACGCCGTCCAGGGAGCTACGGGCTCCGGGGCGATCTGGATGCAGTGGTCGAGAGGCTCACTCTGCTAGAGGAGCGTGTCGAGAAGCTAGAGAGGCTAGTCGAGGAGCTGCTAGCCCGCTGCCCTCCGGGGGCCCGGAGTGATGCCGAGGGCCGGAGGAAGCCAGCCCACTAG
- a CDS encoding MarC family protein, with protein MPEVGLLGQFISYYATLVFIMNPFGAAPIFLDTVEKLHPWERRRLANFVTMVVIGLLFFVAFTGDLLLRLYMISIDEFRFAGGIVLLGIALHRLEGHAKTQTPDPRDAALVPLTMPLLVGPATITYVIVFTTEGNRIALLAAIVAAAATVWAFLVAAEAVLKFLGRSTMRVLTRITSLFVAGVGASMIHAALVDWGIAVR; from the coding sequence ATGCCGGAGGTGGGACTGCTGGGACAGTTCATCTCCTATTACGCTACGCTGGTTTTCATAATGAACCCGTTCGGCGCCGCCCCGATATTCCTGGATACAGTGGAGAAGCTACACCCATGGGAAAGACGGAGGCTAGCAAACTTCGTAACCATGGTCGTGATAGGACTACTTTTCTTCGTAGCCTTCACCGGCGACCTGCTGCTAAGACTCTACATGATAAGCATTGATGAATTCCGGTTCGCCGGCGGCATAGTGCTGCTAGGGATAGCGTTACACCGGCTAGAGGGCCACGCTAAGACCCAGACACCAGACCCACGCGACGCGGCCCTAGTACCGCTCACCATGCCGCTACTCGTAGGCCCAGCCACCATAACCTACGTGATAGTCTTCACGACTGAGGGGAACAGGATAGCACTACTAGCAGCCATAGTGGCTGCCGCAGCTACTGTCTGGGCGTTCCTCGTAGCAGCAGAGGCGGTACTCAAGTTCCTCGGCCGGAGCACTATGAGGGTGCTAACGAGGATAACTTCGCTCTTCGTAGCGGGCGTTGGTGCCTCGATGATACACGCAGCGCTAGTAGACTGGGGCATAGCAGTACGATAG
- a CDS encoding CDP-alcohol phosphatidyltransferase family protein, protein MPRLADTVTLAGGFAAGAAVALASAGALEAALRLLFVSYALDVLDGWVARHTSGSTPQGQMLDRALDRVSQVVAPLVVYASWLSTQDAAGAMDALFALYAGGLVAAGFWRLVYRPVPSLDYFSGLPMFVHAVVLLSSVLSEEPVHPVILLALLAASTAPVPYTRRLRGRGGPSPAPWPRLAVMLLLAAAPYDNGLIAELASLVRAAMLVYALVGWLPPALGITPGPRRAAG, encoded by the coding sequence TTGCCTAGGCTTGCAGACACAGTAACTCTGGCTGGCGGCTTCGCCGCCGGCGCCGCGGTAGCATTAGCCTCTGCTGGCGCGCTTGAGGCTGCGCTGAGGCTCCTTTTCGTCTCCTATGCTCTCGATGTTCTCGACGGCTGGGTGGCCCGCCACACTAGCGGCAGCACGCCCCAGGGCCAGATGCTGGACCGGGCGCTCGACCGTGTATCCCAGGTAGTGGCGCCACTCGTCGTCTACGCCTCCTGGCTCAGCACTCAGGACGCCGCAGGGGCCATGGATGCCCTATTCGCGCTCTATGCCGGTGGACTGGTGGCTGCTGGGTTCTGGAGGCTCGTGTACAGGCCGGTGCCCAGCCTAGACTACTTCTCCGGGCTCCCCATGTTCGTCCACGCCGTGGTGCTGCTCTCCAGCGTGCTCTCCGAAGAGCCCGTGCACCCAGTCATTCTGCTCGCTCTGCTAGCTGCCTCGACTGCCCCGGTCCCGTATACAAGGAGGCTACGAGGCCGGGGAGGACCTAGCCCGGCGCCCTGGCCACGCCTGGCAGTGATGCTCCTCCTAGCAGCCGCGCCCTACGACAACGGGCTCATCGCCGAGCTCGCCTCCCTGGTGAGAGCTGCTATGCTCGTCTACGCTCTAGTGGGCTGGCTTCCTCCGGCCCTCGGCATCACTCCGGGCCCCCGGAGGGCAGCGGGCTAG
- a CDS encoding AAA family ATPase has product MARSYALAAVRADREGKVQEAISNYRKAIEILTKIVRLYPDNPLAHVYRGIIQQYRKRVEQLEKLGVPAAPTEAEQLEEWIVTEKPNVRFSDIADLEHAKQAIKEAIIYPVKRPDLFPLGWPRGILLFGPPGCGKTMLAAAVANEVDGVFFSVDAASIMSKWLGEAEKKVKMLFEKARQAARNGKPAIIFIDEIDALLGVHESEVGGEVRVRNQFLKEMDGLQDKSNKLHVYVIGATNKPWKLDEPFIRRFQKRIFIPPPDIRARVELFKLYTKSLKLAPDVDIEKLAEMTEGYSASDIKDIVVEAHLRTVRELFEQGGGEGEPRPITMQDFIEAIKARRPSITREMIEAYQRWYEQFRG; this is encoded by the coding sequence ATGGCCCGTAGCTATGCTCTCGCAGCCGTCCGAGCTGACCGGGAGGGCAAGGTACAAGAAGCGATAAGCAACTACCGCAAGGCCATAGAGATACTGACCAAGATAGTTCGCCTCTACCCCGATAACCCCCTTGCCCACGTCTACAGGGGCATCATACAGCAGTACCGTAAACGCGTCGAGCAGCTGGAGAAGCTCGGCGTCCCCGCAGCGCCGACGGAGGCTGAGCAGCTGGAGGAGTGGATAGTCACAGAGAAGCCCAATGTGAGGTTCAGCGACATAGCTGACCTCGAGCACGCTAAGCAGGCTATAAAGGAGGCAATAATCTACCCCGTCAAGAGGCCGGACCTCTTCCCCCTAGGGTGGCCCCGGGGCATTCTCCTCTTCGGGCCGCCAGGCTGCGGTAAGACTATGCTAGCAGCGGCTGTGGCAAACGAGGTCGATGGTGTCTTCTTCAGCGTAGACGCGGCGAGCATTATGAGTAAGTGGCTCGGCGAGGCGGAGAAGAAGGTCAAGATGCTCTTCGAGAAGGCCCGGCAAGCGGCGAGAAACGGTAAACCCGCGATAATATTCATTGACGAGATAGATGCACTCCTCGGGGTACACGAGAGCGAGGTGGGTGGCGAGGTCCGTGTACGCAACCAGTTCCTAAAGGAGATGGACGGCCTCCAGGATAAGAGCAATAAGCTTCACGTCTACGTGATAGGCGCCACTAATAAGCCGTGGAAGCTCGACGAGCCCTTCATACGCCGGTTCCAGAAGCGTATATTCATACCCCCGCCTGACATCCGTGCCCGTGTTGAGCTATTCAAGCTCTACACTAAGAGCCTAAAGCTAGCACCAGACGTGGACATAGAGAAGCTGGCAGAGATGACTGAGGGCTACAGTGCGAGCGACATCAAGGACATTGTCGTGGAGGCACACCTACGCACGGTCAGGGAGCTATTCGAGCAGGGAGGCGGCGAGGGCGAGCCACGCCCGATAACCATGCAGGACTTCATTGAGGCGATAAAGGCCCGTCGCCCAAGCATAACACGGGAGATGATAGAGGCCTACCAGAGGTGGTACGAGCAGTTCCGAGGCTAG
- a CDS encoding aldo/keto reductase, which yields MPLFPVDPSDRKPIGGDTVSAIGLGTWAIRNPRRALEVLVEAVETGLVDNVDTAEMYGDGAAEELVGKLLRIVGRDRVFVTTKVLPWRLWRPEELERALRASLRRLGVSTVDLVLIHWPLDDMPVAEQVKKLERVAISRGYARYIGVSNFDHRQLEEALEATASAEIVVNQVHYSVLHRRQVEEKLLPLALRNGVTIQAYTPLERGLVARHPVVRRVAERLGRTPVQVALNYLISRPRVVAIPKTEQRDHLREILGALGWRLPVEALEELEKL from the coding sequence ATGCCACTCTTCCCCGTGGACCCGAGCGACCGTAAGCCCATCGGTGGGGATACTGTCTCGGCTATTGGGCTTGGTACCTGGGCTATACGTAACCCGCGGCGGGCTCTCGAGGTCCTAGTAGAGGCTGTCGAGACTGGCCTCGTGGACAACGTGGACACGGCTGAGATGTACGGTGATGGTGCTGCCGAGGAGCTTGTGGGGAAACTTCTACGAATCGTGGGCCGGGACCGAGTGTTCGTGACGACGAAGGTGCTACCCTGGAGGCTATGGAGACCCGAGGAGCTAGAGCGGGCTCTAAGGGCTAGTCTCCGACGGCTGGGCGTGAGTACTGTAGACCTGGTTCTCATCCACTGGCCGCTCGACGATATGCCGGTGGCGGAGCAGGTGAAAAAGCTAGAGCGCGTAGCCATCAGCAGGGGGTATGCCAGGTATATTGGTGTAAGCAACTTCGACCACAGGCAGCTAGAGGAGGCCCTGGAGGCTACGGCCTCCGCCGAGATAGTGGTCAACCAGGTGCATTATAGCGTGCTCCACCGGAGGCAGGTGGAGGAGAAGCTCCTCCCGCTAGCGCTCCGCAACGGGGTCACTATCCAGGCCTATACGCCGCTTGAGCGCGGGCTTGTAGCCCGGCACCCGGTCGTTAGAAGAGTTGCAGAAAGGCTCGGCCGTACACCGGTACAAGTGGCGCTCAACTACCTGATATCGAGGCCCCGAGTAGTAGCTATACCGAAGACCGAGCAGAGGGATCATCTAAGAGAGATACTCGGAGCCCTGGGCTGGAGGCTACCCGTAGAAGCCCTCGAGGAGCTCGAGAAGCTCTAG